GGTAACCGGCCCAGACTTGTTCAAGGGAAATAATGGTTTCCATAGGGTGTTATTCCGTAGGGCTCTGACGACTAGCATTCACTAATTCGTCAGCGATGGTCAACATATTTTCTGACCAATTGGGAGCCAAATCATCGAGAAGAACAGTGGTGGCATTGATTTGTTGGGCGATCGTTTGGGCGGCCTGGGCATTGATTTGGGGTTGCACAAAAATAGTGCGAATTTGCTTTTCTTCAGCGGTGCGGATCAGTTCGGCTAACTCGGCGGCACTGGGCTCCTGGCCCCCTGCTTCAATGGAAATTTGCTCTAGGTTATAGTCTTCGGCAAAATAACCCCAGGCCGGATGAAAAACAAGAAAAGCACGATTTTCTAGGGGGTCAAGTCGTTGACGAATGGCGGCATCGATTTGATCGATTTCTATTAGAAACTGGCTTAGATTTTCGGCATAGAACACTTCGTTGGCGGGGTCGAGTTGGGCCAGAAGCTGATAAATACTTTCAGCCTGTTGCTTGACCCGTGCAGGAGACAGCCAAATATGGGGATCTAAGAGTTCGCCTTCGTCGCTGCTGTGGTAGTCATCGCCATCGTGGTGATGGTGGTCGAGGAGAGGAATTTTCTCGATGTTTTCTGAGGTGTCTAACCAAATCATTTCGCGGTTAGCGGCCCGGAGG
The nucleotide sequence above comes from [Synechococcus] sp. NIES-970. Encoded proteins:
- the zntC gene encoding zinc ABC transporter, zinc-binding protein, which gives rise to MTLSLVALGCLGLLLGCRDGTSPQAPTNGTGAQELPAATAPQAEPLKITVSVLPQKYFVEKIGGDRVQVSSLVGPGIEAENYEPRPQQLRELSEADAYVGIGIFFEDVWGDRLRAANREMIWLDTSENIEKIPLLDHHHHDGDDYHSSDEGELLDPHIWLSPARVKQQAESIYQLLAQLDPANEVFYAENLSQFLIEIDQIDAAIRQRLDPLENRAFLVFHPAWGYFAEDYNLEQISIEAGGQEPSAAELAELIRTAEEKQIRTIFVQPQINAQAAQTIAQQINATTVLLDDLAPNWSENMLTIADELVNASRQSPTE